Proteins encoded together in one Ictidomys tridecemlineatus isolate mIctTri1 chromosome 3, mIctTri1.hap1, whole genome shotgun sequence window:
- the Nxph3 gene encoding neurexophilin-3, with the protein MQLTRCCFVFLVQGSLYLVICGQDDGPPGSEDSEHDDHEGQPRPRVPRKRGHISPKSRPMANSTLLGLLVPPGEAWGVLGQHPNRPNHTPPPSAKVKKIFGWGDFYSNIKTVALNLLVTGKIVDHGNGTFSVHFRHNATGQGNISISLVPPSKAVEFHQEQQIFIEAKASKIFNCRMEWEKVERGRRTSLCTHDPAKTCSRDHAQSSATWSCSQPFKVVCVYIAFYSTDYRLVQKVCPDYNYHSDTPYYPSG; encoded by the coding sequence GTCATCTGTGGCCAGGATGATGGTCCCCCTGGCTCAGAGGACTCTGAGCATGATGACCATGAGGGCCAGCCCCGGCCCCGGGTGCCTCGGAAGCGGGGCCACATCTCACCTAAGTCCCGCCCCATGGCCAACTCCACTCTCCTAGGGCTGCTGGTTCCACCTGGGGAGGCTTGGGGGGTCCTTGGGCAGCACCCCAACCGCCCAAACCACACGCCACCACCCTCAGCCAaggtgaagaaaatatttggctggGGTGACTTCTATTCCAACATCAAGACAGTGGCCCTGAACCTGCTCGTCACGGGGAAGATAGTGGACCACGGCAACGGGACCTTCAGCGTCCACTTCCGCCACAATGCCACGGGTCAGGGCAACATCTCCATCAGCCTTGTGCCCCCCAGCAAAGCTGTGGAGTTCCACCAGGAACAGCAAATCTTCATCGAAGCCAAGGCATCCAAAATCTTCAACTGCCGGATGGAGTGGGAGAAGGTAGAGCGGGGCCGCCGGACCTCCCTCTGCACCCACGACCCAGCCAAAACCTGTTCCCGAGACCACGCGCAGAGCTCAGCCACCTGGAGCTGCTCCCAGCCCTTCAAAGTCGTCTGCGTCTACATTGCCTTCTACAGCACAGACTACCGACTGGTCCAGAAGGTGTGCCCTGATTACAACTACCACAGCGACACCCCCTACTACCCCTCTGGGTGA